A stretch of Rhododendron vialii isolate Sample 1 chromosome 4a, ASM3025357v1 DNA encodes these proteins:
- the LOC131322475 gene encoding F-box protein At3g07870-like, translating to MSDYLPPEVWINVLKRLPVKSLLRFRSVCKEWYSLITNPHFISQHLDASLATPRTLVRYITQNPDPPDCPLIEHYSFRLDNSHGFDEYAEHESPTKNPGSRFHIFGSCNGLLCLYGCLAENSFPKLLLWNPLVGKSLAVPGLGAGGWFQTFGFGFDELRNDHKVVAILALDIQGFQPRVEIYSLNSGMWREISPEALRCPVPFKFPQAYLNGVAHWVATDPRTQSSDAKHSCIVTFGFKDEVFGEMTLPATRSMLSEITMEYLTVLQDSLSFVNIANDLGDGEHPSCWVWVMEKYGGEESWTLLFRVDTSSVLDWPVGFRMNGELAMETREASLVSYDPESKQVKDLGIHGCELVQNENARRTRSFYMGKYVESLILLEREASAPEHTGTIDEYSLFVAEFKRAVDVILRILTGEEED from the coding sequence atgtcCGACTATCTGCCTCCGGAAGTGTGGATAAACGTCCTGAAGAGGCTACCGGTCAAGTCCCTCCTGCGATTCAGGAGCGTATGCAAGGAATGGTATTCTCTCATCACAAACCCTCATTTCATTTCTCAGCACCTCGACGCATCACTGGCCACCCCTCGCACACTCGTTAGGTACATAACCCAGAATCCGGATCCCCCTGATTGTCCGCTGATAGAGCATTATTCGTTCCGATTAGATAACAGCCATGGTTTTGATGAGTACGCAGAACACGAGTCCCCAACCAAGAACCCGGGTTCTCGGTTCCATATCTTTGGTAGTTGTAACGGGTTGCTCTGTCTCTATGGTTGTCTGGCGGAAAACTCTTTTCCTAAATTACTTTTATGGAACCCATTGGTCGGGAAAAGCTTGGCCGTTCCAGGACTGGGAGCCGGTGGCTGGTTTCAAacttttggatttgggtttgatgaGTTGAGAAACGATCACAAGGTGGTGGCGATTTTGGCGCTAGACATCCAAGGATTTCAGCCTCGGGTTGAGATTTACTCTCTCAACTCTGGCATGTGGCGAGAGATTAGTCCTGAGGCCCTTCGATGTCCTGTCCCCTTTAAATTCCCGCAGGCCTATTTAAATGGGGTTGCACATTGGGTTGCAACCGATCCTAGAACACAAAGTAGCGATGCCAAACATTCCTGTATTGTGACGTTTGGCTTCAAGGATGAGGTGTTTGGTGAGATGACATTACCAGCGACAAGAAGTATGCTATCGGAGATCACGATGGAGTATCTGACTGTATTGCAGGACTCACTTTCTTTTGTCAATATTGCTAACGACTTGGGAGATGGTGAGCATCCCAGTTGTTGGGTTTGGGTGATGGAAAAGTATGGTGGGGAGGAGTCTTGGACTTTACTATTCCGAGTTGACACTAGTAGTGTATTGGATTGGCCGGTTGGCTTTAGGATGAATGGTGAATTGGCCATGGAGACAAGGGAGGCATCCTTGGTTTCCTATGACCCTGAAAGCAAACAAGTCAAGGATCTTGGAATCCACGGCTGTGAACTAGTACAAAATGAAAACGCACGGCGCACTCGTTCATTTTACATGGGGAAGTACGTGGAGAGCCTTATTTTGCTGGAAAGGGAGGCGAGCGCTCCTGAGCATACGGGTACCATTGATGAATATTCACTATTTGTTGCGGAGTTCAAAAGGGCAGTGGATGTTATATTGAGGATTCTCACGGGGGAAGAAGAAGACTGA
- the LOC131322322 gene encoding chaperone protein dnaJ 6-like, whose amino-acid sequence MGKRKKTRVSEEEENQDDFNPSSSSSTEKSLYEVLGVEKTASQQEIKKAYHKLALRLHPDKNPGDEEAKEKFQQLQKVVSILGDEEKRALYDQTGCVDDADLAGEVVNNLKEFFRTMYRKITEADIEEFEANYRGSESEKKDLIDLYKKYKGNMNRLFCSMLCSDPKLDSHRFKDVLDKAIAAGELKSRKAYQKWAEQVSATKPPTSPLRRRRKSKKESEDLYAIISQRRDKRREQFDSFFSSMVTKYGRGEAVSEPTEEEFEAAQKKLESGKTSKKSRRK is encoded by the exons ATggggaagagaaagaaaactagggtttcggaagaggaagaaaatcaAGACGACTTCaacccatcttcttcttcttcaaccgAAAAGAGCTTGTACGAG GTGCTTGGCGTGGAAAAGACAGCATCTCAACAAGAGATAAAGAAAGCATATCATAAGTTGGCATTGCGATTACATCCGGATAAGAATCCTGGAGATGAG GAGGCAAAAGAGAAGTTCCAGCAATTGCAGAAGGTGGTATCAATTCTTGGTGATGAGGAGAAAAGGGCACTCTATGATCAAACTGGTTGTGTTGATGATGCC GACCTTGCAGGAGAGGTGGTTAACAATTTGAAGGAGTTTTTCCGAACTATGTACAGAAAG ATCACTGAGGCTGATATTGAAGAGTTTGAAGCAAACTACAGAGGATCTGAATCAGAAAAAAAGGATTTGATTGACTTGTACAAGAAGTACAAGGGTAACATGAACAG ACTTTTCTGTTCGATGCTCTGCTCGGATCCTAAGCTGGATTCACATCGATTCAAGGATGTTCTTGACAAGGCTATAGCTGCAG GAGAGCTGAAGTCACGGAAGGCATATCAGAAATGGGCTGAGCAAGTATCTGCAACAAAACCTCCTACTAGTCCTTTAAGACGCCGGAGGAA GTCGAAGAAAGAGTCGGAGGATCTATATGCAATTATTTCTCAGCGTCGAGATAAGAGGAGAGAGCAATTTGATTCATTTTTCTCATCGATGGTGACAAAATATGGCAGAGGGGAAGCAGTTTCGGAACCAACTGAAGAAGAATTCGAAGCTGCCCAAAAGAAGCTTGAAAGTGGGAAGACCTCCAAAAAATCCCGCCGGAAGTAG